A window of Cervus elaphus chromosome 23, mCerEla1.1, whole genome shotgun sequence genomic DNA:
TGTTGTTCCGTGTTCATGGTCTGGTGGGGCAGTGTGGGGtgcagaattcaaacccagaatCTACCCTGTGTGAGAGGTGGCCAGAAGACCCAACCTCTTGTCCTGCATAAAGCTGAGACCTCAGAGGTTATATCTTCAAAATCTCGGTGAATTAAGAATAACATACCCTACCCCCAACACCAGcccagagaacttttttttttaattccaatctTATCACTGAGTAAAGGGGGCAAAAGTCTCTCCTGTTAATTTTATAACACTGAGTCTATCTCCTCATGGGGTTGCAATCTGAATTCACACTACCCTGGGACATGGGAAAAACTACAAgcaagaattttctttaaagtagTGGTCAATGGGTGCTCCCAGGTACCTAGCAGAAGCAAAACAAATTACTGGAGAAACCCACCACAAAGTTCCCAAAACCTCAGcttactggcttccctggtggctcagctgataaacaatctgcctgtcaatgcaggagacacaagagacctgggttcagtctctgggtcaggaagatcccctgaaggagggcatagcaacccactccagtattcttgcctgggaaagcccctagacagaagagttggacatgattgagcctGCATACACACAATGTCAAACAAGGAAACAAATGCTAGAAGCTCAAGGGATTCCTAATGGAATAATTTAAAGTGACGTGTATCTGGAGACATCAAAGTATGAAACACCAAAGGTTAAAGAAGATCCTTAAAAGTAGCCAGAGAAAAGAGACCTTCGAAAGATAGAGGAGTAGATGAATCTCTGACTTCTGTCcttaaaactaaaactaaatgATGATGCAGTAGGAGCTCTGATGGATTAGGAGGAAATAACAGTCAACCTAAGACTGGAGACACAGCAATAATATTTTTCAACAACAAGgatgaaataaatgcattttcagACTCATAAAAAGtgagatttttcttctctaaaggAAGTTCCCAGGAATATGCTTCAGacagaagaaaacaatcccaGAAGAAAGATCTGACATGCCAAAGGCAATGAAGAGGCAGAATGTTTGCAATTTCATGGGTAAATAGAAATGCATGGACTTAAACATCAGATAACAGACTTGGAAAGTACCTGTAGTTATGTATTACAGGCAAAGGATATATGCAAATTTAGGATATATACACGATCCTACACATTTTGGGTAGGCAAAACATGAAAAGTCTGCTCCTGACAAATATTAGTAAGAATATGGGAGCAGGCAAACTTTCACATTGTCAAGTTGAAAATGTGATTATCTTATAACTCAGTAATTCCACTTTAAAGTATATTTCTTAGAAAGCCTCTCACATTGTGTTTAAGGAGGCATGCATAAGCATGTTCATTGCAAAGtcaacacatacacaaaaaactgaaaacaatttaaatgtccataAATAGGGGAATGGAAAATGCAACATGTTATTCTCACGGGATAGAATGCTCTATAGCAATTAAGATGAATGAGTTTTATCTGTATGTATCAACATGGCTATATCTTCAAAAACACAATATGGAGTTTAAACATCAAACTGCAAGATGATAAAttcaatgtgatatatatatatatacacatatacatacatgttttaAAGACACTAAACAATTTATATATTAGTGGATATATTGATTATAAGGTATGAACACATGGATGGAAATAACACCAAACATATAAAGCCACATAGTTATCTTTTtgttctaattattttattttatgtaatatttaaatactacataaaataatattttatttgttttatttttaaggctcAGAAGCAAAtatgataaaatgttaatatctGTTAATTCTGGATCATCACCCATGAATCTGTTTTAGATTttctatactttttaatatttttttatttttattttttcaaaaaaaagagggaaagatgggaattccttggcagtccagtggttaggactccacattctcactgccgaaggcccaggttcaatctctggttggggagctaagatcccacaaaccatgcagcacagcaaagagagagagagagagaatatgctGATACATGAATTTCACAATACTCTGTGAGCTGAGACCCATAGGGGAATCTCTGCTGCAGTATTTCATTCCCTGTAGAATGTTAAAGACAAGTGGAGTGAAAATGGGggcatgaattttaaaatgggctTCTTTCTTAAGGGGAGAACACACAAGTTGATAGATAGACAGCATAGATAGGTGGCTGAATGtataaacagataaatggatagacaaagtagatggatggatgaatggatggatagatagatatcaATAGATAGACTAggtaggtagatggatggatagatattgatagataggtagatacaGATATGcaagcatacatacatatgtgagtGGGTAGATGGATATATAAATGGATACACACATCCTATATATAGTCATTCACATCTGGGGGATGGATGGAGACAGAGAGTGTGGTAGGCAGATTAATACCCACCCACCCCTGCAGAGATGGCCctatcctaatccccagaacctgtgcatATGTTACCTTCCTGGCTAGAGAGACTTTGCAGACGTGATCATGATGAACGTATGTTCAACCAGTCAAGTTCAAGTGTTGGGAACAGAAGGCAATAAATGAGGCACTCCTAGCCTTGTGGCCCTCCCCACATCTCCTGGGACACTGACTGAGGTCTGGAGACTTCAGTTTTGTCATTGTCACTTAGATGTCATTTAGTTTGTAGTTTGCTACATGGGAACGAAGCCACACACCAGTGTCCCTGTGCTCCTGGGCTGTGGTCGGGGTGATGTAGCATTGCTCTCCAAGCCCACTCTCTGGACCAGCATCCTCAGCATCACTGAGGAGCATGTTAGAAGTACAGACTCTCCAAAGATCTCTCTCAATAAATGTCATATGGCACTTGaaaacatgtgaaagtgaagtgaaatcgctcagtcgtgtccaactctttgcgaccccatggactatacagtctatggatttctccaggccagaatactatagagggtagccattccctcctccaggagatcttcccaaaccagggatcgaactcaggtctcccgcattgcagccggattccctgcagtgagccaccagggaagcccaagaattctggagtgggtagcttatcccaaAATATGTTTTGATATTGATCTCTAACATAATTTCACAGTGatgagaacagactctgtatgatttaaatacctttagaccatgaaatttttgtacctggtcttatgtccctggatatgttccagtgtcccctagtttacagtctatgggaacttgaataaaatttgtatcctactgttgtgtgaaaattgtatagatcttattatgttgaattggttcatagtgcttttcaggtctactctatctttcaacttctctgtatattcgttctattaatttttgagagtttgatattgaaactccaactaaaaatttaatttacctacttaaaaaaattataatatatcatggaactatatgtaactttgttctgcattttccaagtctcctgtaaatgtgttatattttcataatttaaaaaaaattaaaaaataaaactagcattgtaattatccttcaattaaaaacaaagaaaaaattaatttaaaattttttaaaaatagaattggcaaaaataaataaacaaaaaattaaaaaaaaaaaaagaaatacagactcTTGGATAGCACTCGGACCCACTGAATTTGACACAGCATCACAAAAAATCTCCAGAAAACCCTAGGCGACTCTCATGTCTGTTATAGGCTGGGAACACCGGGGCAAGCTGCCGTTCCACACACAAGCACTGGAGGAAGGCTTGTTGGTTCAGATCTGGGTCCCTGCGGAGGCTGCCCAAACCCTCTGTGGATCTCAGTGTCCTCATGAGAAAAATGGGGAGCCCAGCACACAGTAAACCCTCAGCGATGCCAGCTCTGGAAACGTGGTCCTGGCAGACATGTGAAACAAGGGCAGGAGCCTCAGAAGAGGGTTTGTCATCTCCAGCCACGGAGACTCTGAGTAGTTGTAGGCAAGCATTAGGGATTTGCGTGGCCTCTTGATGAGAATCTAGGTCTGGATCAAACACCTACAATAGGAGAAGAAGGCCAAGCATTCTTGGAAGGAGACATCGTTGGGGGGCGAGGTATGGCATGGAGGTGCAGGAGAGCCTCGGGGATCTGGGTACAGAGTGTCAAATGGAGAATGGATGAGGGCTGGGACCACAAGTAACACTGAGGGGGAAGGGAACAACTGTGGGAAAACGGGACAGAAAAGCTTTGCAGGGGGTGCAAGGCAGTGTTactgtttagtagctaagtcatggtGCTGGTTAAAGAATTTGCTTTTTAACTTGCACAGAGTGGGCAATGTGAAGGGTTTTGAACAAAGGGGCAAGACAATCAGAATGCCATGCTAAAAGAGGAGTGTTAAAATCCATCTGCCCCTATCCCCCGCCTCATTTGCAGTTGGGAGTTTGCGTATGCACGCAGATCACAGAGAAAAGTCTAGAAGGGCACGCACCTAAATGTGATTGTCTCTGAATGGTGAGATCACTAAGATACTTTATTGTCTTCTCCTTGTTCatgtgtattttctaatttttctgcaAAGGACACGCATCACTTGCATaattaaaaaagcaataaaagctgTAAATAATTAACACGCTCTCTCTTCAGGACTTACACTAGATGGATGTGTTTTCCACTCAGTTGTTTCAAATATTTGCTGGATGCCTGGCCTTGAAAAGGGCACCAATGAAAAACACAGAGCCAGTGGAGGATGGGTAAATATCTGAGTCCTAGAACCATGAAACTCTAGATCCCAGTTCCTAAACaggactctctttctctctctctgtttctctttctctctccctctccctgtctctctggaGCACAGGGATGCCTTTTGAATCCCTGGTGAAGTTTTCTTTGCAGGTTTATTGAAATTGCAGTTTGCAGTTACAGTGTCACACGGGGAAGTGACAGAGGAGGCCACACGCCCTACCTTTTAGAGTGGGTGCTCAGATGTTTCCACCTGCTGCTCCCACGAGGTATCTTCGCTCTTCTACGAGACCGTCGTTTCTTCCACTCTGGCTCAGACACCCGGTCCCGGGACAGCATCCCTCGGGCTGTTGGGTCAGAGAGCTGAAAATACCGGTGATGCTGGAGTCATATTGCTCACAGCCCTTGTGGTGGGAACAACACAGAGGGGTCTCCCACTGCAGACAGGATGTCTGTCTGGGGAAATCAGGCATCAAAATGCTGCCTTGCTAAATGGTCTGTGCATTCCTGGGCGGAATCTTCTGGAATCTGCCTGGGCTGGATCCACAGAGGAAAGCCCAGACCTTTGGTGATACTGTGGCTGTCttcttgccctcctccagcaaaATCCACACCCAGTAACTGATTGCCTTTTGGAGGAAGGAGGCTAACTTGGCTTCTAGATTCCCCTTCTCTCAGGCCCAGCACAATCTTTCCTAACTCACCACTCTTGGGATGAAGACAGTACTACCAGGGAGAGTAGTCTGAAAGCTCTGGGACCCAGGACCTGTTGTTCCACATGATTAAATCAGAAAAGAGGCTACAGGACCCTCTTCAGTCACACTGGCCCAAGACATCCCAGGGTGGGACAGCGTCCTTGACGATACAATCCAGGTGCATGGGGCCCCTCTAATGGTGGGATTCTAAGCCTATTTAATCACCAAGGGAGAACCCTCTAGAGCACTCAGCTCCTTAACCTTTCTGCCACTGCTCCCAGGAAACTCAGGAATCAGTCAAATCTGAGTATAGCAActattttttctggaatccctGGAATGATAACACTctccttttaagaattttttcctGTTGTCTGTCTCTCAGTAAGGGTTTCTGATTTATAATTGTTGACTACCCAGAGAGCTCCCCTGAGCagcatttcatttttactttttgccTCTGCTACCAGGAAGCTCCTAGTCAAGGTTTATGTCCAGTTATGAAAAAGATCTCACCCAGAGTCGTAGGTACAATTATTCTTTCCtttgaaacttctttttttcatgattttctttcattttattttactcttggGGCCTCTATTCACTCCCTTGGAAGTGGGCTGAGAAGACATCATACAGGACAACGGAGACTATACCAGACGGCCTCACACTTTCTCTCCATCATCACTAGTCCTGCCTGCCAAGCATTCTCCCTCAGCTCCCAGGGCCCTGGGGCAAAGCTGGTATTACCTTCGATATCTGCATCTGCCCTCCATCTCCAGGGCGTATCTTGGTCCATGCTCCAGACAATGTTTTGCTCACCAGCCAGGCGTCCGGACCCTCACCCTGGAGGCCACCTCCAGGCAAATGTAAGCCCAGATACACAGAAgcatccttctccttctgctccaTCGGCAGGGGGAGGCTGCGGCTCAGGCAACACCACGTGAGCCGGGGCTCGGCCCTCAGCGATGGAAAAGGGCCCTGGACCCCGCGGCTCCTGGCAGGCTCTGCATTGGTGCGCAAGGCCAACTCAGGCCAGTGGGGAGCCATGCTGGCCGAGAGAGAGGAGCCAGGCTGGTGGGAGCAGCAGGGATGAAGCTCCGCTAGAGACCCCGAAGGAGGGCCTTGAGTGGCACTCTCAGAAGGCGCCCCCAGCTCCCCAGTGGGTTCCCAGGGATTGAGGACACCCCCAGAGGGCCCAGCCCTCACCACAGTGTTGCTCCTGCAGATTTCTTGGGTGTCATGGGCCCCGCTCCTCCAAGAGTCACACATTGGGGCAGGCAAGAAGGAGGCCGACCCCTTGAGAGCCCTGGCTGTTGGGATGCCAGCCTTCAAGCcgcccctctcctctctctggtcACACGGCCTGGACCAGCTGGGGTGTTCCCAGCAGCTGTCTTCTCCAGCTGGGGCCTGGCCTGAGACaggacagggaggcaggagggcccCCTGCCCTGACTCGGCAAAGGATGTCTGTACCTCAGGCCCCCCTCTCTTGCTGATAGAGTCCTGACCTTGGTCCGGCTTCTGGGGAACAGGCGACAGGGGGCGGGTGTCTCGCTGGGGAAACCTGAGGAGGTACTGGGGAGGAAAGGCCATGTCCACCGGGCCAGTGAGGGTGTGAGGAGCTGGAGGGTGGGAGGTCAGCTGGGAGGAACACCCAGGGGAACGTGGTGGAGGCTCCGTGTCTTGAGGAccctcccacctcagggcccCAGACATGACCCTTTCTGTGCGGTTGCCACTTCCAGGCAGACCCCCTGGCTTTTCCCCAGGGTCAGTGTCCTGGTTCTGAGGTGGTGGTGAGGCAGTCTGCATGGGGCCACCGGGAgtctctcctcctgctcccaggagCTCCTGGCAGCTTAGCTCCTccaccttcagcttcttcctcTCTGAGGGGAGCTTGTCCTCCGGGGGCTTGGGCTCTCCTGAGCTCCCACCAGGCCCTCTTGGGGCCACATGGGCCTGCTGACAGGTTTCCCTGGTGCCCTCACCACTGCAGGTGCCACCGTCCAGCTTGGAGTCTGGCCTGGGAGCCTCTAGGTCACCCCCCTTTGGGGGGACCAGGTGCTGGGAGCTGCTGACACCCCAGCTCTGGGCCCTCGTGTGGAGGAAGCGGAGGGCTTTTGCTGCCCAAGCAGAGGGCTTCTCCActgctgagggtggggggtgaggcGGCCCTGTTAGAGCCCAGCTGGTCAGGGCCTCCTGTTCCGGCCACTGTCTCCCTCTGCTTGTGGGGCTCAGTCACCAAGAGGCCTGCCAGGACTGGTGGACTTGCCCACGGCCCCGGCTTGGCCCCCACAACAGTGTCCCCACCACCCGCGGCCTCTTGCTGGGGAGGACACTCCAGCACCGCCCCACCGCCCACTGTCCCCTCGGTCGCCTTCCTGCCTCCATGGTGGCTGGCTTTCCCTCTCTGGTAGATGCTCTTGAACGTGTCCTTCCCGTATACTTGCcacttctcctgtgagaacatCTTCTTCCTCTGGCCGCGTTTCTTAGCAGCTGCCTGGCCCTTGCTGGCAGACCCCTCCTCAGCAGCTGGTCTCTTTCCCTCTGGGTCCTCCGTGGGGGCCGGGGCATCTGCGGTCAGGGGGCACGGCAGGTCCTCGACTGCCGCCTGTCTGACCAGAGCCCGAGGGTGCCCGCCAGGGGCATCGGCCGGGCGCGCGGAGGTGGGCCTGGGGCTCAGAGGTTTCTGCCTCCGGGGCCAGGCATCCC
This region includes:
- the LOC122682021 gene encoding zinc finger protein 831-like, with amino-acid sequence MQTASPPPQNQDTDPGEKPGGLPGSGNRTERVMSGALRWEGPQDTEPPPRSPGCSSQLTSHPPAPHTLTGPVDMAFPPQYLLRFPQRDTRPLSPVPQKPDQGQDSISKRGGPEVQTSFAESGQGALLPPCPVSGQAPAGEDSCWEHPSWSRPCDQREERGGLKAGIPTARALKGSASFLPAPMCDSWRSGAHDTQEICRSNTVVRAGPSGGVLNPWEPTGELGAPSESATQGPPSGSLAELHPCCSHQPGSSLSASMAPHWPELALRTNAEPARSRGVQGPFPSLRAEPRLTWCCLSRSLPLPMEQKEKDASVYLGLHLPGGGLQGEGPDAWLVSKTLSGAWTKIRPGDGGQMQISKLSDPTARGMLSRDRVSEPEWKKRRSRRRAKIPRGSSRWKHLSTHSKRYRGNFLQSRVQLRVIRLRKPHWVLRKDGHPPRAKGPDPHRTQGQASSEMADFHEGSD